A region from the Tigriopus californicus strain San Diego chromosome 9, Tcal_SD_v2.1, whole genome shotgun sequence genome encodes:
- the LOC131886042 gene encoding rhomboid-related protein 1-like — protein MLFQAVNATVHKMFGFGPQIAKLLRHEETNGISTPTTTIDIPLEIEETAQDISLLEVDTTSDDGQIFDLLDRADGTRDGRIDTRSLLKWVTAMDLKKAIDMEANLNITPTRLERLVSRADANKDGFVDKEEFSQMLRDHAQELDKAQRSLFRQYLKVIAYGEEITLCPPPIFILSVAILEVIVFISHMVQFHKHHPELPVAWNEIAPLCSKLILNPNQRAQVWRFLTYSLVHSGFQHFALNVVMQILVGLPLEMTHGPYRVGTVYLVGVLAGSLGSSIFEPHAFLAGASGGVYALIGAHLATLILNWREDIMIINKRVRRGKATSAKHGHMIRTLRLILVLAYAVVDPVIAIIKHNGKTSYVAHLSGALIGVLIGIVVLKNRKVEHWEQKLKTVCLALVMVIMVPVLSWNIFADFIVRLVHGNNATYFGVEPGHEFLRSCHNYI, from the coding sequence ATGCTTTTTCAAGCCGTGAACGCAACCGTGCACAAAATGTTTGGCTTCGGGCCACAGATTGCGAAACTTCTTCGCCATGAAGAAACCAACGGAATCTCAACcccaaccaccaccattgaCATCCCCCTAGAGATTGAGGAGACAGCTCAAGACATTTCCTTACTAGAAGTTGACACGACCTCGGACGATGGCCAGATTTTTGATCTACTCGACCGGGCCGatggaacccgagatggaaGGATTGACACTCGAAGTCTTCTGAAATGGGTGACGGCCATGGACCTGAAGAAGGCCATCGATATGGAAGCCAATTTGAATATCACACCCACTCGATTGGAACGTCTAGTGTCGAGAGCAGATGCGAACAAAGATGGATTTGTCGACAAAGAAGAGTTCTCTCAGATGCTCCGGGATCATGCCCAAGAGCTCGATAAAGCCCAGCGGAGTCTCTTTAGGCAATATCTCAAAGTGATAGCCTACGGCGAGGAGATCACATTATGTCCCCCTCCCATTTTCATCCTGTCAGTGGCGATCCTCGAGGTGATCGTTTTTATTTCACACATGGTGCAATTCCACAAACACCATCCTGAGCTGCCAGTGGCATGGAATGAGATCGCACCCCTGTGTTCCAAACtgattttgaatccaaaccAACGCGCTCAGGTTTGGCGTTTCTTGACTTACAGTCTGGTCCATTCCGGATTCCAGCATTTCGCTCTCAACGTCGTCATGCAGATTCTTGTCGGTCTTCCCCTGGAGATGACCCACGGTCCCTACCGTGTGGGTACTGTGTATTTAGTGGGAGTGTTGGCTGGATCACTTGGGTCGTCAATCTTTGAACCGCATGCGTTTTTAGCGGGAGCATCCGGCGGAGTATACGCTCTCATTGGTGCCCATTTAGCGACACTCATTCTCAATTGGCGGGAAGATATCATGATCATCAACAAACGCGTTCGCCGGGGAAAGGCGACCAGTGCCAAGCACGGACACATGATCCGAACGCTCAGATTGATTTTAGTACTCGCTTACGCCGTGGTGGACCCCGTCATAGCAATCATCAAACACAACGGTAAAACCTCGTACGTGGCCCATTTGTCTGGAGCTCTCATCGGAGTTTTGATCGGAATCGTCGTGTTGAAGAATCGAAAAGTGGAGCATTGGGAACAAAAACTAAAAACAGTGTGTTTGGCATTGGTAATGGTGATCATGGTGCCGGTTTTGTCATGGAACATTTTTGCTGACTTCATTGTTAGGTTGGTTCACGGCAATAATGCCACATACTTTGGCGTGGAACCAGGCCACGAGTTTCTACGCTCTTGCCATAATTATATTTAA
- the LOC131886043 gene encoding sulfotransferase 1E1-like codes for MSSLEVEAVSLDDHLTVNGKPFPLYGELIRVSPMRYVVPARLDVNFIKYKMPIYEDDLWIVTPPKCGTTWTQEIVWLLLNNVDLEAAQINQFYRIPFLELGSIRGPSSEPYQSDLEQNEENLHHFEGNSFEFAQSRPRPRIIKTHLPLTMLPDKLLDTCKVIFVARNVKDMAVSYYYHHKLILPEEFPFEEFAKVFKNGAILQTPMIPMVLEAWEKRAHPNMCFNTFEEMKADIDGVVEKLCMFLGVKLSHENKVKLLEAVKFESLKKNKFVNKQKEFDKQDPSKDKVFIRKGMIGDWKNHFNEKMNAEWDPWIREQLQDSDYNMVFE; via the coding sequence ATGTCTTCCTTAGAAGTGGAGGCCGTTTCACTTGATGATCACCTCACGGTGAATGGAAAACCTTTCCCACTGTACGGCGAGCTGATCCGGGTGTCGCCAATGCGTTATGTGGTCCCTGCGAGATTGGACGTCAACTTTATCAAGTACAAGATGCCCATCTATGAGGATGATCTTTGGATTGTGACCCCACCCAAGTGCGGAACCACTTGGACGCAAGAGATCGTTTGGCTTCTCCTGAACAACGTGGACCTGGAAGCGGCCCAGATCAATCAATTCTACCGGATTCCTTTCTTAGAGCTGGGCTCGATTCGTGGACCTTCAAGTGAACCTTATCAGAGCGATTTGGAGCAGAATGAGGAGAACTTACACCACTTTGAGGGCAACTCTTTCGAATTTGCCCAATCCCGACCGAGGCCCAGGATCATCAAGACCCATTTGCCTTTGACCATGTTGCCCGACAAGTTGTTGGACACATGTAAAGTGATTTTTGTGGCCAGGAATGTCAAAGACATGGCCGTCTCATACTACTACCATCACAAGCTGATCCTCCCGGAAGAGTTTCCATTCGAGGAGTTTGCCAAGGTGTTCAAGAATGGGGCTATATTGCAGACCCCTATGATTCCAATGGTTTTGGAGGCCTGGGAGAAACGGGCTCATCCCAACATGTGCTTCAATACGTTTGAAGAGATGAAGGCGGATATCGATGGCGTTGTAGAGAAACTCTGCATGTTTCTAGGTGTAAAATTGTCCCATGAGAACAAGGTCAAACTTCTTGAGGCAGTTAAATTTGAGagcttgaagaagaacaaattCGTGAACAAACAGAAGGAGTTTGACAAGCAAGATCCATCCAAAGACAAGGTTTTCATTCGGAAGGGAATGATCGGGGATTGGAAGAACCACTTCAATGAAAAGATGAACGCCGAATGGGATCCCTGGATCAGAGAGCAACTTCAAGATTCGGATTACAACATGGTTTTTGAATAG
- the LOC131886433 gene encoding uncharacterized protein LOC131886433: MKPLSALVLIDVAKSLHIIHPHAKELAVDESFSIITPLVIDFILGQVVFGPLITTCWRGAWIGFNLLLDNHLFPNHPDLNTAGCVILGVSGINLMTYVPALFHYFCEDFKSGWVFFALSRTFTILAFGSGMILWKGWWDVCSMSGASWNQGLAFLGVGMVIMMCLGNSRSNIGFPLAIRVDSRDKYFHLNGFTLLDPKTTEFSNQWVFLFTVINLILTTFSEVLVISCWFGVWTIEDSLSASWVGSGSLGEAFASCCIGVSVATLTFSVQFWFLQVLGPTSNENDIRSAVLHFCANQVLASLGLVATVSNLRGIWYLLDLILPEDTFSWTLLGSFVLAFSSLELLGIATTLHGGIIQDPKPGDPFLIHGFYTTYFYMNKLKFQCNSKNPELYLDLNGRAPLASSDTETPMTEIPIKP; encoded by the exons ATGAAGCCGTTGTCCGCTTTGGTCCTGATCGACGTGGCCAAATCCCTGCACATCATCCACCCTCACGCCAAGGAACTCGCGGTGGATGAGTCCTTTTCGATCATCACTCCCCTTGTGATTGATTTCATCTTGGGTCAAGTGGTTTTTGGACCATTGATCACCACTTGTTGGCGAGGGGCATGGATCGGCTTCAACCTTTTGCTCGACAATCATCTCTTCCCGAATCATCCCGACTTGAACACGGCCGGATGTGTGATCTTGGGTGTATCCGGGATCAATCTGATGACCTATGTCCCAGCTTTGTTCCACTACTTTTGTGAAGATTTCAAATCGGGATGGGTTTTCTTTGCTCTATCCCGCACGTTTAcgattttggcctttggatcGGGAATGATTTTGTGGAAAGGCTGGTGGGACGTGTGTTCCATGTCTGGGGCCAGTTGGAATCAAGGGTTGGCCTTTTTGGGAGTTGGAATGGTGATCATGATGTGCCTGGGCAACTCCCGATCGAATATTGGGTTTCCTTTGGCCATTCGTGTGGATTCGCGGGACAAGTATTTCCATTTGAATGGTTTCACCCTTTTGGATCCCAAAACCACAGAG TTCTCAAATCAATGGGTCTTCCTCTTCACCGTTATCAACCTCATTCTGACAACCTTCAGTGAGGTCCTGGTCATCTCTTGTTGGTTTGGCGTTTGGACCATTGAGGATAGCTTGTCGGCAAGTTGGGTCGGATCTGGATCCCTTGGAGAGGCCTTTGCGTCGTGT TGTATTGGAGTTTCAGTCGCCACTTTGACATTCTCGGTCCAATTTTGGTTCCTGCAAGTGTTGGGTCCAACTTCGAACGAGAATGATATCCGGAGTGCAGTGCttcatttttgtgccaatCAAGTTCTAGCCTCATTGGGGCTGGTGGCCACAGTCAGCAATTTAAGAGGAATTTGGTATTTGCTGGACTTGATCTTGCCAGAAG ACACCTTCTCCTGGACTCTCTTGGGATCCTTCGTGTTAGCTTTCTCCTCTTTGGAGTTACTGGGAATAGCCACCACTCTCCATGGAGGGATCATTCAAGATCCAAAGCCCGGGGATCCATTCCTGATTCATGGATTCTACACCACATACTTTTACATGAACAAgctcaaatttcaatgcaaCTCG AAAAACCCCGAGTTATACCTTGATCTAAATGGAAGAGCGCCATTGGCGTCAAGTGATACTGAAACCCCGATGACCGAGATACCAATCAAACCATGA
- the LOC131886152 gene encoding tetratricopeptide repeat protein 12-like: MDFEDDMGSIEDFNQEMDHVYELLNKLESKDKDEAEEAKRKVDAYIEKRERKNKAIHGCVTKTSRTVINNKEVEEDRRKKKSDNLKRQGNQAFQEEHFEKAVEYYTSAILEFDSNPVLFTNRAQARIRLKQFDQAITDCKEAIKLNPKSIKAQVHLAKALHGKGELQKAIDILEIAEECSKEHTDVIAKYKMDIITDMKKTLLNTV, translated from the coding sequence ATGGACTTTGAGGACGACATGGGATCAATCGAGGATTTTAACCAAGAAATGGACCATGTCTACGAGCTTTTAAATAAGTTGGAAAGCAAGGACAAAGACGAAGCTGAGGAAGCCAAGCGAAAAGTCGACGCCTACATCGAGAAACGGGAACGCAAGAATAAGGCCATCCATGGGTGTGTCACGAAAACATCGCGGACCGTAATCAACAACAAAGAAGTCGAAGAGGATAGgcggaagaaaaaaagtgacaacTTGAAGCGTCAAGGCAATCAGGCCTTTCAAGAGGAACATTTTGAGAAGGCTGTGGAATACTACACCAGCGCTATTTTAGAATTTGATTCCAATCCAGTGTTGTTCACGAATCGGGCTCAAGCACGAATCCGATTGAAGCAATTCGACCAAGCTATAACCGATTGCAAAGAGGCTATAAAGCTAAATCCCAAATCTATCAAAGCTCAAGTTCATTTGGCTAAGGCCTTACATGGTAAAGGAGAACTTCAGAAGGCCATTGATATTCTAGAGATTGCCGAAGAATGTTCCAAGGAGCATACCGACGTTATAGCCAAGTACAAGATGGACATCATCACCGATATGAAGAAAACGCTTTTGAATACAGTTTAG
- the LOC131886150 gene encoding protein broad-minded-like: MPRLKLNKTVGDGTESHTQMQKIEVKDALRQLLATLEPLIRSSGSSTHLHGMLTYLEEADETAFQHLKLAQWVQRQLTTSIRSMVMTEISAQCQDSELTPHKMKMVAPAILHKIMQSMEIRQCLGEMRKLLQAVGVEMKANFDQEFAKVILMVDEASLDALGQDFCRPSMNQSVSSQDSLFSTWHQSNFIFLQPQEYNRLGEKLNRFSPTDVKIEALNTLLLTQLSEIVSTESWPFVKEGLQSSLMDSSSNVSFLSLKIHHRLMSNITPLATREAFTSVMSSIGGIYRDRNRIQSLPSMTSGISSKKRFHQSFLQVFKLVAHFCTELPKYWLRYPERLVHDMVEHLFQAITSPSNHHMGKKAPIHPMMILAVVDPQAKWLTAWFHSSMGRTLSLKYMDVGFIRYVTDTVLDVLENYNLEEWSLIRNALARKSAITKKALSEAVIRYANLIHCVNIVVLLSKTRRGSEKSTKIDQCISRMIMFVSVSNHIALKGPSKWIIHSLESLAGSKDSAHNFVTTMSLERILSPMRSYIQDFDSQPRKSLYFSLEGMVRIVTVLINNATIKIDPDPALPSSGLDNGITMSILETCAKFSALTFKAYASHDAKLLASVARLALAIGTNHLGCLVSSFEPMIQSLSACWCALRDTTATPTNSLLNLKHYLDEDEPALTEEMKTVLQKLCQTPRGFFTIFKHVSVQDLYGNELHTIAENENLSLLAVSAPGVRILCNTRFLEQRLAYILDTISLEGDNKHWRPSQMETEDRLLRATVLFVQLLSSFEFLKINVPIPIESNPKNDVKAMLLLNSKIFNHYSESESVFALKMFSCVASGLDNFLYLERNFQMLERIDGNLYDEDKAIGDSGEMIIDRETLYLHFLSHSLRSIGGHGERPMPKLSFEERADWKSCVDVPEPDFQPRKGSRAAESLLQFLAITKSQYHDREWLEQAKKMFGTSITTSMVEVKEKLLTEILDQMQESWQVIPNEDLPSSHTDLSISIESTLEALKLPLDFVVNYGCSIDLIDQAKRDTHLEQLADVLTKAPNTFLTERFDWFIGVSFLMMSGTEDGDGVPMELEAKDKCLAFLRKISRSYMSVFLWPNKTRAFCRNRHETKKLKFACDIELFVSLFGHHIEAILSKEAPVVFMELQNEMISPSLLCYQWWNQCLLNVLDWTEICHYHLLIILFGPDYLIYFFTALLRHLQTPILEAVQDQHGDGRYLIEILMTEPVSGFRTGDYLPFMQLLAKTYSKLILKDFKTFLNM; this comes from the coding sequence ATGCCAAGGCTTAAATTGAATAAGACTGTTGGAGATGGCACTGAAAGCCATACGCAAATGCAGAAAATCGAGGTGAAAGATGCTTTACGTCAACTTTTGGCCACACTAGAGCCTCTCATTCGCTCCTCTGGTTCATCGACACACCTTCATGGGATGCTCACTTACTTGGAGGAGGCGGACGAAACAGCCtttcaacatttgaaattggccCAATGGGTTCAGAGACAACTGACAACCTCGATTCGATCAATGGTGATGACCGAAATATCTGCTCAATGCCAAGACTCTGAACTGACTCCTCACAAGATGAAAATGGTGGCCCCCGCTATTCTCCATAAGATCATGCAATCAATGGAGATCCGACAATGTCTCGGTGAAATGAGAAAGTTGCTTCAAGCTGTGGGAGTTgaaatgaaggccaattttgaccaagaaTTCGCGAAAGTCATCTTGATGGTTGACGAAGCATCTTTGGACGCACTTGGGCAAGATTTCTGTAGACCTTCAATGAATCAATCTGTTTCTAGTCAAGACAGTCTTTTCTCGACGTGGCATCAGTCCAACTTCATTTTCTTACAACCTCAAGAGTACAATCGGTTAGGGGAGAAATTGAATCGATTCAGCCCGACTGATGTCAAGATTGAAGCGTTAAATACCCTGCTCTTGACGCAGTTATCTGAAATCGTCTCCACCGAGTCGTGGCCTTTCGTAAAAGAGGGTCTTCAGTCCTCGTTGATGGACTCAAGTAGTAACGTATCTTTTTTGAGCCTGAAGATTCATCATCGGCTCATGAGTAACATTACACCCCTTGCCACTCGTGAAGCTTTCACGAGTGTTATGAGCTCTATCGGTGGCATTTATCGAGACAGGAACCGAATTCAGAGCCTGCCAAGCATGACATCCGGAATTAGTTCCAAAAAGAGATTTCACCAAAGCTTTCTGCAAGTGTTCAAGCTTGTGGCTCATTTTTGCACCGAGCTCCCGAAGTACTGGCTCCGTTATCCGGAGCGTTTAGTTCACGACATGGTGGAACATCTATTCCAGGCCATCACATCTCCTAGTAACCATCATATGGGAAAGAAAGCCCCTATTCACCCGATGATGATTTTGGCTGTCGTGGATCCACAAGCCAAGTGGTTAACTGCTTGGTTTCATTCATCGATGGGAAGAACTCTCAGCCTCAAATATATGGATGTTGGCTTCATCCGTTACGTCACAGATACTGTCTTGGATGTTTTGGAGAATTACAACCTGGAGGAATGGTCTCTAATTCGAAATGCTTTGGCCAGAAAATCTGCCATAACTAAGAAGGCCCTATCCGAGGCTGTCATCAGATATGCAAACCTGATACATTGCGTCAATATCGTGGTCCTGTTGAGCAAAACAAGACGGGGGTCAGAGAAATCCACGAAAATCGATCAATGCATCAGCCGAATGATCATGTTTGTCTCAGTCTCCAATCACATCGCCTTGAAAGGGCCAAGCAAATGGATAATCCATAGCCTCGAGTCTCTGGCTGGTAGCAAGGACAGTGCTCATAATTTTGTCACCACAATGAGCTTGGAAAGGATCCTCAGTCCTATGAGAAGTTACATTCAAGACTTCGATTCGCAGCCCCGAAAGTCTctatatttttctttggaaggaatggtcaggattgtCACAGTTTTAATCAACAATGCTACCATAAAAATTGATCCCGATCCAGCCCTACCCTCAAGTGGACTAGATAATGGCATTACCATGTCCATCCTGGAGACTTGTGCAAAGTTCTCAGCTCTTACATTCAAAGCCTATGCGTCTCATGACGCCAAATTGTTGGCCTCTGTTGCAAGGCTTGCCTTGGCCATTGGAACAAATCACTTGGGTTGTCTCGTATCAAGTTTTGAACCAATGATACAATCTCTGTCAGCCTGTTGGTGCGCTTTGAGAGACACAACCGCCACTCCAACCAACTCTTTGCTCAACCTGAAGCATTAtttggatgaagatgaacCCGCCCTGACCGAAGAAATGAAAACCGTCCTTCAAAAGCTATGCCAAACTCCAAGGGGCTTCTTTACTATCTTCAAACACGTTTCCGTTCAAGACCTGTACGGCAATGAGCTGCATACGATTGCAGAGAACGAAAATCTTTCTCTCCTTGCCGTGTCTGCTCCAGGAGTCAGAATACTTTGCAATACCAGGTTCTTGGAACAACGACTTGCTTACATCTTGGACACCATTTCCTTGGAGGGAGATAACAAACATTGGAGACCAAGTCAAATGGAAACGGAAGACCGACTCCTGAGAGCAACAGTTCTCTTCGTTCAGTTGCTCTCAAGTTTCGAGTTTTTGAAGATCAATGTTCCAATCCCAATTGAGTCCAACCCTAAGAATGATGTCAAAGCAATGCTGCTCTTGAATTCCAAAATTTTCAACCATTACTCCGAATCTGAGTCTGTTTTTGCGTTGAAGATGTTCTCTTGCGTGGCCAGTGGATTGGATAATTTCCTTTATTTGGAGCGCAACTTCCAAATGCTAGAGCGAATCGATGGAAACCTTTATGACGAAGACAAAGCCATCGGTGACTCTGGAGAAATGATCATTGATCGAGAAACCCTCTATCTGCACTTTCTATCGCATTCTCTTCGGTCGATCGGTGGTCATGGCGAGCGCCCTATGCCCAAGCTCAGTTTTGAAGAGAGAGCAGATTGGAAGTCATGCGTAGACGTCCCAGAACCTGACTTTCAGCCTCGAAAAGGCTCTAGAGCTGCTGAAAGTCTTTTGCAATTCCTCGCCATTACTAAAAGTCAATACCATGATCGGGAGTGGCTTGAACaggccaaaaaaatgtttggtacTTCAATCACCACGTCAATGGTTGAGGTGAAGGAGAAGCTTCTTACAGAGATCCTGGATCAAATGCAAGAGTCGTGGCAAGTTATTCCAAACGAAGACCTTCCCTCCAGTCACACAGACTTGAGCATCTCGATTGAAAGCACATTAGAGGCCTTAAAACTGCCCCTGGACTTCGTCGTCAACTATGGTTGTAGTATTGACCTAATTGACCAAGCCAAGAGAGACACTCATCTTGAGCAATTGGCAGACGTGCTTACCAAGGCCCCCAATACGTTCCTCACCGAAAGATTTGATTGGTTTATTGGCGTGTCTTTTCTTATGATGAGTGGCACTGAAGATGGAGACGGAGTGCCTATGGAATTGGAAGCCAAAGACAAATGCTTGGCATTTCTGCGCAAGATTTCGCGATCGTACATGTCAGTGTTCCTTTGGCCGAACAAAACTCGAGCGTTCTGTCGGAATCGGCATGAGACTAAAAAGCTGAAATTTGCTTGTGATATTGAGCTATTCGTTTCCCTATTCGGCCATCACATAGAAGCGATCCTGTCTAAGGAAGCTCCAGTCGTGTTCATGGAGTTGCAAAACGAAATGATCTCGCCCTCTCTACTTTGTTATCAATGGTGGAACCAGTGTCTCCTGAATGTCCTTGATTGGACTGAAATTTGCCATTACCATTTGCTAATCATTCTTTTTGGGCCTGACTATTTAATCTACTTCTTTACCGCTCTCTTGCGACATCTCCAGACTCCCATTCTCGAAGCAGTCCAAGATCAACATGGCGATGGCCGATATCTCATCGAGATTCTCATGACGGAACCCGTCTCGGGATTCCGAACGGGAGATTATCTCCCGTTCATGCAATTGTTGGCCAAAACGTACTCAAAGTTGATCTTAAAAGACTTCAAGACATTCTTGAACATGTAA
- the LOC131886151 gene encoding nicotinamide phosphoribosyltransferase-like produces MDNPIFGADSYKVSHHLQYPPGTTYLKAYFESRGGKFEGTIFYGLQYILKKYLTRRIKQEHIDEAQTLFKNHFGSEDIFNKAGWQYIVDKCGGYMPVRISAVPEGMFVPVKNVLFTVESTDENVPWVVSYVETLMVQSWYPMTVATNSFMQKRIIKDSLEKTADDLKMLNYKLHDFGFRGVTGVEAAQLGGSAHLVNFNGTDTLAAIPFIREYYGGCTVSPKSIPATEHSTMTTWTKDRELDCAKHIMERVTNVPLSMVSDSYNLWDFLTQLGTREDLRSLIQARTAPLVIRPDSGEPTEIVPNVLNKLEELFGSKVNTKGFKMLPDNIRMVQGDGISFESMKDILKVVENAGWSTENVTFGSGGALLQKVNRDTQKCAYKTCLAIVEGKKVDVFKDPITDPGKKSKTGNLTLVSENGFLSTIKQEEKTDNQIEELVPVFENGSLLKEYKFDDIRARAEKAC; encoded by the exons ATGGACAATCCAATCTTTGGCGCAGATTCCTATAAG gtGTCGCATCATCTTCAATACCCTCCAGGAACCACCTATCTGAAGGCTTACTTCGAGTCCCGTGGGGGCAAATTTGAGGGGACTATCTTCTACGGCTTGCAATACATCTTGAAGAAGTACTTAACCCGAAGGATCAAGCAAGAACACATTGATGAGGCTCAAACCCTCTTCAAAAATCACTTTGGCAGTGAGGATATCTTCAACAAAGCTGGCTGGCAATACATTGTGGACAAATGTGGTGGATATATGCCCGTCAGGATATCCGCTGTGCCCGAAGGAATGTTTGTTCCCGTCAAAAATGTTCTCTTCACCGTGGAATCGACCGACGAAAATGTTCCTTGGGTTGTCAGCTATGTGGAAACCCTCATGGTCCAATCCTGGTACCCGATGACCGTGGCTACGAATTCATTCATGCAAAAAAGGATCATCAAGGATAGTTTGGAGAAAACTGCCGATGACTTGAAAATGCTTAATTACAAGCTTCACGACTTTGGATTCCGTGGCGTGACAGGGGTGGAGGCGGCCCAATTAGGAGGCTCGGCCCACTTGGTGAACTTCAATGGAACGGATACACTGGCGGCCATTCCTTTTATCAGAGAGTATTATGGAGGCTGTACTGTGAGCCCCAAATCGATTCCCGCCACGGAACACAG CACCATGACGACTTGGACAAAGGACCGAGAGTTAGATTGTGCCAAGCACATTATGGAAAGAGTGACAAATGTGCCTCTCTCAATGGTGAGCGACAGTTACAATCTCTGGGACTTTTTGACTCAATTGGGAACTCGGGAAGACCTGCGGTCCTTGATTCAAGCCAGAACTGCACCATTGGTGATTCGACCAGATTCTGGAGAGCCCACGGAGATTGTTCCAAATGTGCTCAACAAATTAGAGGAGCTGTTTGGATCCAAAGTTAACACCAAGGGCTTCAAGATGCTCCCAGACAACATTCGCATGGTTCAAGGAGATGGCATCTCTTTTGAGTCCATGAAAGACATTCTCAAAGTTGTGGAAAATGCTGGATGGAGTACGGAAAATGTTACATTTGGATCTGGTGGAGCGTTGCTTCAGAAAGTGAATCGGGACACTCAAAAGTGTGCTTACAAGACATGCTTGGCCATAGTTGAAGGAAAGAAG GTGGATGTGTTCAAAGATCCAATCACGGATCCcggaaagaaaagcaaaaccGGGAACTTGACTTTGGTCTCCGAAAATGGGTTCTTGTCGACAATCAAGCAGGAAGAAAAGACAGACAATCAG ATTGAAGAGCTCGTTCCAGTATTCGAAAATGGATCTCTTCTGAAGGAATACAAATTTGACGATATTCGGGCCAGAGCCGAGAAAGCTTGTTAA
- the LOC131886155 gene encoding ADP-ribosylation factor-like protein 6-interacting protein 4: MGSSKEITRKDNRSRSKSSKRNNRSRSLSSELKMSSDKRAKKRKQSRSSSSSSSSSSSSSSSTDSEEERRRQKKRAKKKEKKRLKKEKKKQKKLAKAKKKEEEKRQLKLAKKAKKKALGPSLEEVEARKGLKPMTKEDWDKQQSVIRKVYDPDTGRTRLIKGDGEVLEEMVTYNRHKEINKVATEGDGSSFQVALKKLV; encoded by the coding sequence ATGGGATCTTCGAAAGAAATTACAAGGAAAGACAACCGAAGCAGGAGCAAATCCAGCAAGAGAAATAACAGATCTCGTAGTTTGTCGTCAGAGTTAAAGATGTCATCAGACAAGAGAGCCAAAAAACGGAAGCAATCCcgatcctcttcctcctcatcttcttcgtcGAGCTCTTCATCGTCAAGCACAGATTCAGAGGAAGAGCGACGAAGGCAAAAGAAGAgggccaagaaaaaggaaaagaagaggttaaaaaaggaaaaaaagaagcagaaaaagttggccaaggccaagaagaaggaggaagagaaacgGCAATTGAAGTTGGctaaaaaggccaagaaaaaagcGCTTGGTCCATCTTTGGAGGAAGTGGAAGCGCGGAAAGGGCTCAAACCCATGACcaaagaagattgggacaagCAACAGAGTGTGATACGAAAGGTCTATGATCCGGACACTGGCCGCACCCGTCTCATTAAGGGAGATGGCGAAGTTCTGGAAGAGATGGTAACCTACAACCGCCACAAAGAGATCAATAAAGTGGCCACGGAAGGAGATGGATCTAGCTTTCAAGTGGCCTTAAAGAAACTTGTTTGA
- the LOC131886776 gene encoding dynein axonemal light chain 4-like produces MLQVAGTELAKDDQDQAKKILFTYPMVKETDMNEDMRSEVLDICVNACEKHTSNNESAAKMIKELLDKKFGSSWHVVVGEGFGFEVSYEIKNLMYMFFAGNLAVCAWKCA; encoded by the coding sequence ATGCTGCAGGTAGCAGGGACTGAGCTGGCCAAGGATGATCAAGACCAAGCCAAGAAGATCCTGTTCACGTATCCGATGGTCAAAGAAACGGACATGAATGAGGACATGCGATCCGAAGTCTTGGATATTTGTGTCAACGCATGTGAGAAACACACTTCCAACAATGAGAGTGCGGCCAAAATGATCAAAGAGCTACTGGACAAGAAATTTGGAAGCTCTTGGCATGTGGTGGTGGGTGAGGGATTCGGCTTTGAAGTGTCGTACGAGATCAAGAATCTCATGTACATGTTCTTCGCCGGGAATCTAGCAGTGTGTGCATGGAAGTGCGCCTGA